The following proteins are co-located in the Dyadobacter chenwenxiniae genome:
- the aroC gene encoding chorismate synthase: MGSTYGKIFKIATFGESHGAGIGVIIEGCPAGVNFDSDFIQSELTRRKPGQSRITTQRKEADEFEVLSGVFEGKTTGTPIALIIRNEDQRSKDYSHIAAQFRPSHADYTYQVKYGVRDYRGGGRSSARETAARVAAGALAKLLLADLGVNIQSYVSQVGILKLEKSYQELDLTLTESNAVRCPDPEMAQQMFDYIDSVRKRGDSVGGVVNCVITGVPAGWGEPVFDKLHAEMGKAMLSINAVKGFEYGSGFEGVTLLGSQHNDAFYIDDEERVHTRTNHSGGVQGGISNGEDIYFRVAFKPVATIMQDQESIDQHGDVAIVQGKGRHDPCVVPRAVPIVEAMAALVLADFYLRNRSSKV, encoded by the coding sequence ATGGGAAGTACATACGGTAAGATTTTCAAAATAGCCACGTTCGGCGAATCGCATGGTGCCGGAATCGGTGTCATTATAGAAGGATGCCCTGCGGGCGTAAATTTCGATTCCGATTTTATTCAAAGTGAACTGACGAGGCGAAAGCCAGGCCAATCAAGAATTACGACACAACGTAAAGAGGCGGACGAATTTGAAGTGCTTTCAGGAGTTTTTGAAGGCAAAACAACCGGAACACCTATTGCGTTAATTATTAGAAATGAAGATCAGCGCAGCAAGGATTATTCACACATTGCTGCCCAATTCCGTCCTTCTCACGCAGATTACACCTATCAGGTGAAATATGGCGTGCGGGATTACAGGGGAGGGGGCAGAAGTTCAGCAAGAGAAACGGCCGCAAGGGTTGCAGCTGGCGCGCTGGCGAAACTGCTTCTGGCTGATCTGGGTGTGAACATTCAGTCTTATGTTTCACAGGTTGGAATATTAAAGCTGGAAAAATCTTATCAGGAGCTCGATTTGACATTAACAGAAAGCAATGCTGTGCGTTGTCCTGATCCTGAAATGGCGCAGCAAATGTTCGATTATATTGATTCGGTCAGAAAGCGGGGCGATTCAGTCGGAGGCGTTGTGAATTGCGTGATTACAGGCGTTCCGGCCGGGTGGGGCGAGCCCGTGTTTGACAAACTGCACGCAGAGATGGGAAAAGCGATGTTAAGCATTAACGCGGTGAAAGGGTTCGAGTACGGAAGCGGTTTTGAAGGCGTAACATTGCTCGGCTCGCAGCATAATGATGCTTTTTATATAGATGATGAAGAAAGAGTGCATACGCGCACAAACCATTCCGGTGGAGTTCAGGGTGGCATCTCCAATGGCGAAGACATTTATTTCCGCGTAGCATTTAAGCCGGTGGCAACCATTATGCAAGATCAGGAAAGCATTGATCAGCATGGGGACGTTGCTATTGTTCAGGGTAAAGGCCGTCACGACCCTTGTGTGGTCCCACGCGCCGTTCCTATTGTGGAAGCGATGGCAGCATTGGTTTTAGCCGATTTTTACCTTCGAAACCGTTCCAGCAAAGTCTAG
- a CDS encoding BatD family protein yields the protein MKLYALLNIILCFSGTLVAQTINDASTIELGSKNLTLDQPFLISVVLRDAETRPAVIFPEINGLEKRSKSATSAISTVDGKKVVIQTITQEYFATKPGNYLIPEFTITVSSLKLKSDETMVVFSQSAGTEGTVSARLSPTFDADLEDTGDGIFLSVQTDKKAIYIREGFALRISLYIAENAPVQMEFYRFNEQLQSILKKLRPTNCWEENVGIEEIVKRKVNIKGRRYTEYNMYQARLFPITTEDIVFPSIALQMLVIDNSKAVNVERRVIKSFRSNKVTISVRQLPDHPLRDQVAVGQYNLRESLSAKLVYPGESVRYMFKVEGVGNIAAIPAPTIQTSSTFDIYSPERSQIIKRSYQSVIGEQTFDYFVVPRKDGEFPLGRYFQWVYFNLGKARYDTLRSSKMLTVKGEDYKLANLSLSGSSGLYDNLESLDSSKDSIDYKKILKDTTNGIVILLLIAMVWVFRK from the coding sequence ATGAAATTATATGCCTTATTAAATATTATTTTGTGTTTTTCTGGTACGCTTGTCGCCCAGACTATCAATGACGCCTCCACCATTGAGTTAGGCTCCAAAAACCTAACGCTTGACCAGCCCTTTTTAATATCTGTAGTGTTGCGTGACGCGGAAACCCGGCCAGCCGTCATCTTTCCTGAAATCAACGGTCTTGAAAAGCGGAGCAAATCGGCTACCAGCGCCATCAGCACAGTTGACGGGAAAAAAGTGGTTATACAAACCATTACGCAGGAATACTTCGCAACCAAGCCCGGAAATTACCTGATTCCGGAATTCACCATTACAGTAAGCAGCCTTAAATTGAAATCAGACGAGACAATGGTTGTCTTTTCACAGTCGGCAGGCACAGAAGGCACCGTTTCGGCACGTTTAAGCCCAACATTTGATGCAGACTTGGAAGATACAGGCGACGGGATTTTTCTTTCCGTACAAACCGATAAAAAAGCCATTTACATCAGAGAGGGCTTCGCGCTCCGGATTTCGCTTTACATTGCCGAAAATGCGCCGGTACAAATGGAATTTTACCGTTTCAACGAGCAGCTGCAATCCATTTTAAAAAAATTAAGACCCACGAACTGCTGGGAAGAGAACGTAGGCATTGAAGAAATTGTAAAACGCAAGGTTAACATTAAGGGCCGTCGCTACACCGAATATAATATGTATCAGGCGCGGCTCTTCCCTATAACGACGGAGGACATTGTTTTTCCCTCCATCGCATTGCAAATGCTTGTCATTGATAACAGTAAGGCAGTGAATGTTGAACGGAGGGTTATTAAATCTTTCCGATCCAACAAGGTTACAATTTCTGTTCGCCAGCTGCCCGATCATCCGCTTCGGGACCAGGTGGCTGTTGGGCAGTATAATTTAAGGGAAAGTTTGTCCGCCAAGCTGGTTTATCCTGGTGAAAGTGTTCGTTACATGTTCAAAGTAGAGGGTGTTGGTAACATTGCAGCCATTCCCGCGCCCACTATCCAGACCAGTTCAACATTCGATATTTATTCACCGGAACGTAGTCAGATCATTAAAAGGAGCTATCAAAGTGTGATTGGGGAGCAAACTTTCGATTACTTTGTTGTGCCAAGAAAGGATGGTGAGTTTCCTTTGGGAAGGTATTTTCAATGGGTGTATTTCAATTTGGGAAAAGCCCGATATGATACACTGAGATCCTCTAAAATGCTAACCGTGAAAGGAGAGGATTATAAGCTCGCCAATTTGTCTTTAAGCGGCTCTTCAGGGTTGTATGATAACCTGGAAAGCCTCGATAGCAGTAAAGATTCAATAGATTATAAAAAGATTTTAAAAGACACCACCAACGGCATTGTCATCCTGCTGCTGATAGCAATGGTTTGGGTATTCAGAAAATAA
- a CDS encoding tetratricopeptide repeat protein → MKLVALVIGLLAFVNLHAQTTQDGLALINGERYNEAGDLFKKLAETTPSADNQYYLGYYYIKTNQLDEAQKAFDKGLTLDDKSYLNKVGQGTVALAKGEKAKAKELFDEAEKKKKKDAEVLFRIGEAYTLFEKNSDPAEAIRLLDEAVKRDKNLADAYLAKGDALMLRNEGGAAVTAYEYALTAKPNYATAHNAIGSIYLRGKNYNLALENYKKAIEADPNFAPAYKDLAELYFLAQKFKQAAENFDLYIQKSGTTDPEMKLRAAQFAFTADDYAKSLQLLEEIKGKINNPITLRMYGWSYFKTNKPDEAIQNLTEFLKVAPEKVIGEDYKYLGRAYNQKVTDGSGYDSTGVAYILKGADMDTSKAEAATAYKEVAALYYAAKDFPNAAATFEKGIALDTAKASANDYYYTGLSNFQMATAKVLPMPADSNYADSAKIAGERRALFLKADSIFATVTQKLPEWPYGYYWRASTLYNAYDRQENVDKGISQPYYLKLTELAEKDPDPSKYKSYLKLAYSYLAFHAQTTLKDEAKAKEYWEKLLKVDPDNVSAKEALGMATPTAETQPAAGAKAGAKTKTAATPKKK, encoded by the coding sequence ATGAAATTAGTAGCACTGGTAATTGGTTTATTAGCGTTTGTTAATTTACACGCACAAACGACGCAGGATGGCTTGGCATTGATCAACGGCGAGCGTTACAATGAAGCGGGCGATTTATTTAAGAAACTCGCAGAAACGACGCCTTCTGCCGATAACCAATATTATCTTGGTTATTACTATATAAAAACCAATCAACTGGACGAAGCGCAGAAAGCCTTTGATAAAGGTCTGACGCTGGATGATAAATCCTATTTAAACAAAGTAGGTCAGGGAACAGTAGCTCTTGCAAAAGGAGAAAAAGCAAAAGCGAAAGAGCTTTTCGACGAAGCTGAGAAGAAAAAGAAAAAGGATGCAGAGGTTCTCTTCAGAATTGGCGAGGCTTACACGCTTTTTGAAAAAAATAGCGATCCCGCCGAGGCGATCAGACTATTGGACGAGGCAGTTAAGAGAGACAAAAATCTTGCTGATGCTTATCTGGCAAAAGGAGACGCTCTTATGCTTCGCAACGAAGGCGGTGCAGCAGTAACGGCTTATGAATATGCATTAACAGCAAAGCCGAACTATGCAACAGCTCACAATGCGATCGGATCGATCTACCTGCGCGGTAAAAATTATAACCTGGCACTTGAGAATTACAAAAAGGCAATTGAAGCAGATCCTAACTTTGCTCCGGCATACAAGGACCTTGCTGAATTGTACTTCTTAGCTCAGAAATTTAAACAAGCGGCGGAAAACTTCGATTTGTATATCCAGAAAAGCGGAACTACGGATCCTGAAATGAAGTTGCGTGCTGCTCAGTTTGCATTTACAGCGGACGATTATGCAAAATCATTGCAATTGCTGGAAGAGATCAAAGGAAAGATCAATAACCCGATCACATTGCGTATGTATGGCTGGTCTTATTTCAAGACTAACAAACCTGACGAAGCAATTCAAAACTTAACGGAGTTCTTAAAAGTTGCTCCTGAAAAAGTGATTGGAGAGGACTACAAATATTTGGGTCGTGCTTACAATCAAAAGGTAACAGACGGTTCAGGTTATGATTCGACTGGTGTTGCTTATATATTGAAAGGTGCTGACATGGATACCAGCAAAGCAGAGGCTGCAACGGCATACAAAGAAGTGGCGGCATTGTACTACGCTGCTAAGGATTTCCCTAACGCTGCTGCGACTTTTGAAAAAGGTATCGCATTGGATACTGCAAAAGCTAGTGCCAACGATTACTACTACACTGGGTTGTCTAACTTCCAGATGGCAACAGCGAAAGTGCTTCCAATGCCGGCAGATTCTAACTATGCAGACAGCGCTAAAATTGCTGGCGAAAGACGTGCATTGTTCCTAAAAGCAGATTCAATATTTGCAACTGTAACGCAGAAACTTCCTGAATGGCCATATGGATACTATTGGAGAGCAAGTACGCTTTACAATGCATATGACAGACAAGAAAACGTTGACAAAGGCATTTCTCAGCCTTACTATTTGAAATTGACTGAACTTGCTGAAAAGGATCCAGATCCAAGCAAATACAAGTCATACTTGAAACTGGCATACAGCTATCTTGCCTTCCACGCTCAGACTACTTTGAAAGATGAGGCAAAAGCGAAGGAGTATTGGGAAAAGCTTTTAAAAGTAGATCCGGATAATGTATCAGCCAAAGAAGCATTAGGAATGGCTACTCCTACAGCGGAAACACAGCCTGCGGCTGGCGCAAAAGCCGGTGCAAAAACTAAGACTGCAGCGACACCGAAGAAAAAATAA